AAAAAAGAGACTACGTACGTCAAGCTGTTTAATGCTCATTTACAAAACGATATAATTCCAATTTACTGTTATACCCTCTCTTTAGAATCACTTACCCAGTAATTCAAATAGCTACCCAATCTGGAAAGAACGTCTACCTGACAGTAACCAAGGAAACTATCAACAGCGAAGAACTTGTCTTCAAGCTCATCAGCACCCGAGCGGCGAGCGGACTTTACAGGGCAATAACTGAAACCCATGCTTTCTACAGGTAAAGAACTGCTAACTTTGCTTTATGATGATAAATTGCACATCAGTAGTTTTTATTCCTGGCTAGAGGtcttggttgtttgttttttttttgttttgtttttttaagcagagcTTATACTTGTTCCAAAGTCCCAAATTGCCCTAATGCTTTGCTGAACTGAATTAATGTACTGTTCTTTAAAAGTAACTTGATGCTTGGGAACTGGTGCACAGGGCATAATGTTTGAATTGTATAGCGTGCTATTTAAAACtgttaccactttttttaaaaaaaaaaaaactaaaaaaaaacaaaaaactattaaatCTTTGTGGAGACTGCCGTAAGATCATGTTAATTATTCAGTTGTCTCTCTATATGTAAATGATGCTTGCACTTACAGCAGCTAATGCCTTCATGGTTTCTTTCTTTCGGCTCCAGGTGCGACACAGTAACGAATGCTGTAATGATGCAATACAGCCGGGACTTTAAGGGACACCTGGCGTCTTTATTCCTTAACGAGAACATTAACCTGGGCAAGAAATACGTCTTTGACATCAAGCGCACGTCCAAAGAGGTGTACGACCATGCGCGGCGGGCCTTGTACAATGCTGGCATTGTGGACTTTGTATCTCGTACAGACGGCAGCTCCCAAAACTCTCCGCTCAAGTCTTCCAGGAGCGATCTGAACTGCGCAAGCTGTGAGGGGCTGAGCTGTCAGCAGAGCAAAGCTTTGCAGGAGAAGCTGCAGAAGCTGAAGGAGGCCATGCTGTGCATTGTGTGTTGTGAGGAGGAGATCAACTCTGCCTTCTGTCCCTGTGGACACATGGTCTGCTGCGAATCCTGTGCTGCCCAGTTGCAGGTAATTTGCttgctatgatttttttttctcctaccaATACCCTGTGAATCAGAGGCTTTCATCTTTGTGCAAGCACTCAATCCCTCTAAATGACTGGCTTTTAACCTGGTTGTTCTCAGGAGCCTAGCTCTTCATGTGGGTTCTAGGCTACAAAAGGTTGTGTGACACATTCAGTCGCCACCTGGGGACATCACAAGTTGCCCATAAAGAGAATGTTTGAGCTGGGAATATTGTCCTTTTTTGAAGGTTTCAGTGATATAATGATGCAACCCACTGGAAGCAACTTAAAGTTAAATCTTTAGTTTTTTGATTATGCAAGGAGGGCATGTTGCAGAACCTGAAGTGTGTTTTATTAAGAACATCAAGTAGTTGGAGGTGCTGCATTGTGAATGTGTAGTAAGTGTGGGATTCAAGTATAtgcattgaaaaatgttttgtttacattttaagcCAGACAATAATTAAGGCAGAAGGGCAATTACTGATATCCGAAACCATTTTGTGATGGTTGTGTAGTTTGTACAGTCACATAAGTAAAGCATTTTCCCTGCATACTGCCTGTAGCACATGGCTTGAAGAAACAAAGAACATTCTTgctacaaacaagaatacaaaaaaaaaaaatagaattttaatttcaatattaacacattaaatatacaaTGGACCAGATTAGCTTTTAGTTAATGCAACATTTAATATTAGGTTCATTCTTGCCcgatatttgttttaaaagaataaatctACTTTGTTATGGACATGGGGAAGTAAGAAATCTTCAGTAAGAGGTGATGTGCGTAATCTTCTGTGACAGGAAAGATCTGTTAAAATCCTGGCCTCCTTTGAGAAGTGGCTTCCTGCTAGTTCTGTTAGTCAaggtgtaatttatatatatatatatatatatatatatatatatatatatatatattatatatatatatatatatatatatatataacattttgtagAATTCTGTATTGCAGTACTATTGTTAAAACTGGCTTCCATGTACTTGCTGAACTGaatcaaactatttttttttttttttttcctcagtccTGTCCTGTGTGTCGATCAGACGTGGAACATGTGCAGCACGTCTATTTGCCTACCTGCACCAGCCTTCTAAATCTGACTATGATCTGATGGGTCAGTAACACTTCAGCATGAAGCAACATGGCCTCTTAAATCCAACTGCACTACAAAGACTATACAAAAGCAATCGAAATATTATGTTACACATAAGACAAAGCAATTATTCCTGTGTTTTCTTCAGGCAAAAAAAAGCAAGACTTTCATAGAGTGAGCATTGTGTGAACAGCTAGAAGCTGTTACaagaactttgaaaaaaaaaacaactatgaaatattattattttttttgtgttattattcatTCAGAAATGTGGTATCAGTTGATCTGATCAGAATAGTGATATaatctatttttcattttttctttgtattctaATCCtgcattttattatacattttttggcTTTTGGAGCATTGCCTAAAATGAATTGTATGAGAGGAggaaattctgtatttttttctgtattagaAACTCTGTACTTAAGCatgtattttattagtattgttgtgtttttttttttttttttttagaatgtttgtttaagaactttcttttaaaatttaatCTTTGCTTTAAATGCAGAAAACTCCATATCCTATACGGCAACATTTACATTTCATATATTAGTGTGGTGTTTTGACTGTTTAATCCTGTATATCAGTTTTCATACCAATGTTAATGCCAAAGTGGGAAAAACCAAGGACAAATCTGGTACAAATTTGTTTAAATTTAGTATTTCTGTAACAGTTATgtccaaatatgttttaaaagtgtgtgtgtatatgtatgtatgtgtgtaattttatatatgttttcatgAAATATTCCCTGATTTTTAAATGTGACTTGAGTTGAACACAAGTGAAAGTTGATCAAGCAACCTATTCTTTTAACAGGAGGTTGGGAGTTTCATTGAGAAGTTGTACTTTGCCATTCTAGTTCCCCGTATCAATATTCATGTTGGGGTTTTATCCAATCGTTggtaatattgttttaataattcaatttCAATCCGCCAGTCCTTGGTTTTCTCTCTTTTCTGGTATTTGGTCACTAGTGGTTTCTTGGATTGGATAGAGGGTGCTAGTAGACCTGTGAGTGCAATACTAGCTGCTCAAAGGCTAGAGGGTAAGGGAGGTAGGGAGGTGGGGAGGGTCGGGGGGAGAAAGATCTACACTGTCACTTTACCAAGGACATTTCCTTAGTGTATTATTCATAGGGTTTGCCTTAATGTagcaacagtatttttttgtatgcattctGTTTCTTTGCACAGACATTCTTGTCGACTAGAAGAGAAATGCTTGACTTATGATGGCATATTTTTTCAGCAGCAGCCTCTTGCTTCCagaggtgtttattttttcactttgtacAAATGGGTTTTGTTTCGGTTTCAGAGCAAAAGCACCAgctgtctgtaaaataaataactcctGTCTCTTTATATTTCTAAGAGGGGGAAAAAGTATTAATAAAAGATTGTAAAAACATATTCACCTGTAggtgtggtgttgtgttttttttttttttttgtctaactaGTATTTTAATGTCAAACTATGGGTGAAAAATAGGTCTTTGGCAGAGGTTCAAATAAGTGGTCCTCATGTTAACGACTAGCAGCAAAGGAAGGTTTAGAAAGCAAGTAGCATCAAGTCTTGCTACATCAAAACAATCCTTTTTTAATCTTTCCTTTTCAGTTACTGACGATAGAAAAGCTGCTGTGTAAAAGTGATTACATTTGTAAAGTGTGAAACAGATGCCTAATTAATGTAACCAACCAAGTGTATTTCTAAAAAGGGTCTGTCAAACAGCTAAAGCCTATCTTTTCTTTACTTTGGTGTTTGATGAAACCCCTGTTGTGTCAGTGTAGCAATGTCATCTACCGGTTTGGAGGCGGTTTGGCCACTACTTCAATATGGCCCTTTTAGCCACAGCAATTCCAAACACTTTGTTAATCAATGGCTGGCATTCCTACCTCTGCCAACATTGCCATGGGTTTCCATTTGAACATCAGAGCCAAGAAGAAAAccaaacaattaaattaacccAGATTCTTAGCTCTCTGTAAATAGGCCAATCTATTTAGCATGGGTTCCACAAAACCTGACCCGTAGTGCTTTTCAAAACACACATCTACCCATGttggtactgtttttttgttttgtttttttatataagtttctATAATTTACTTTTGTTGCAGGCCCTTCTCTGTTGTTGCTGATGGGGCCCGGAAAacatactaataaaaaataaatctagtaCAAAGCTACAAGATTATAAGACATTTTATGATGGGAataagctattcagcccatcagagctctCAATTTTCCTGTAAACTAAGTCGTGTGgctagcagctagaaatatcacaaTGTATCACCAATTTATTCCatgcattaatattaattaatggaCGCTAAGTGTTGCTtgttttctgggatttcaaacaaaaaatacaattgtattcatttttttttttttaaactttaaaactaaataaacaaacctgctgtgtaatttaaacttgtcttacatttcaacaaaataggTACCAACATAAGTGggttttttgtaacttttttaaacaattcactgctgcaactcgttcttttgaaccttgacaaagtccatcatagtctgttgtttcagtgaggcaaaatgAGTTTTCTGGGCTTCACTAAGGCCTCATACACACAGAAAGCCTAAATGTGGTTGCAAGTTCATCTTTTGCTCTTAACACACAGTTCGGTTGCAAAAGGCAGCAAAAAccgcactagttaatcctgttcagaACAAGTAGCGAGTTCTGTTACTAATTCAGTTCAGTAAAGCACAGCAACtgcatgtgtttattaaaagtgcactaaggctatgtacacacacacacacacactgcagttgccTGGACAATCGTATTTACAAACGGCACTCGCTGcggttgtttgttttacatacacacacctctcattactgaagtgagtgcactccctctTCAAACAAATCACTGAACTCCGTCATCATTACATGCCgatcgtgaggttttgtgtgacaacagggaggttgtgtttttgtttatgcttttggaagaaagtacagtaCGTAATCGATTGAAAGctcgtcaagcacagctatgctcttttctgcaaaaccaacAGAGACGTCGtcttgctttttctgcactgctaaatacagtggcgACGGTCTGCAGTACCATTATGGTAGATCAAAACATTTGGGCTATCTTCCAACCAGAAGActggtgggaacgacttgagtgCTTTCCAAATGGCTGGATAAAAAATGTACTAAGTAGTCGTATATGCTTCTTTTtcatttcctggagtgccaaaacacacagatgagacgttCGGTATCGGTGGAAAAACGAGTTGCGGTCGCACTGTGGTGTTTGGGGATACaaattgtcccatattgttttatttaagttgcaaaaccaaaaatacttttttttcttacaacaaaatattatacaactgtactttgataaaaacagtacattatatgtatgcactatttaccattgttatgaatttactattcatattaaaaaatcaacttggctcatcaggcacttatatatttttttagccatgtttatcaTATGGAAATGTCTAGTTGTgcagaaatccactgagcaccaACTGCGGTTGTGCTAGAGctgttgtaatacacacacacacagttagtgcgcgctaactaaccaaactgaattaataaccacaCTCAATACTTGCTCTGAAAAGGATTAACAGGTGGGGTTGTCACTGCTCTTTGTAactacactgtgtgtgtgtgtgtgtgtgtatgtacacaaaccatattaagagcaaaaggtgaactcacaacaGCATTTACCCTGTGTGTGTACATATCCTAAAACAACCACAATAggtgctcagtggatttctgcGCAAGTAATGATGTCGTCGTTTATAAGACATTTCcgtgtgataaacatggctaacAACCGCGGACTCACTTGAGACCAAGAAATTAATAAATGTTTGGCCAGGGCATGGGGGTACAGGCTAAACTGGATGGCAGTAAATTAAATTCACCACCGTATTTAGCcatgcagaaaaagcaaaatggcATCTCCGCAGGATTTTCAGAAGAGTATAGATGTGCTTGACGAGCTCTCGATCGATTTCGtactgtactttcttccaaaatcataaacaaaaagAGTCTCCATGCTGCCACCGCACAAACCTAACAAATGTCGTGTAATGATGGTCCGAGTTCAGtggtttaaacagggagtgcactcacttcggTGATGAAGgcgtgtgtgtacaacaaacaacagCAGCGAGTGTTGTTTGTTATTACTGTTGTCGATCAGACCGCAGTGTGTGTGTTCGAGGCCTAAGTAACTCTCTCTTTCTGCTGTGCATACCAAGACATGAATCCTGGCATCTGTAGCGCGGCTGTCTTAGCGTCGACTCCACAGGTTAGACTGACACATGCATCTTTATGTGTATGCATACACCGCAGGGCATTAAGGCTACATTGACAATAATGTTTCAGAGATAAAACTCGTAAAGTAACCATGGGTGAACTGGGCTGTGGATAAATGAGGTTCTACTGTGTTATCATTATTAGATCATTgatatgcgtgtgtgtatgtttacataTTTATGTGTAActcagttattatttgtaatatattgaaAAACCAGAacctaatttgaatacattttgtatcataGAAACACACATAGTGCTGGTTGGGTTGTTGTTTTGACATGTATTAATGAAGTTTGTTTATATACTATAGTGTTTTACAGGAGGAAGAAAACAGGAAAAGAtgcttgcttttcttttaatGCTTTTTATTCACCAGCCCACAGCTCTGTCAGCTGCTCAggtcacacacactcacacaaaataCCAGGTCCAGCCTTTTCTTATACCTTCAGCTCCGTCCCTTATGCAGATCAAGGTACTAGAGCTGACACATACATAACCTGAAATTTGCACAGAATAAATTTAGCCTTTTGTGCAGAACTTGACAGACTTTAGTCTGAAACAGCGCCTCATACTCAGGCAGGAATTTAAAAAGACAAGAAACATTATAATTATGGATTTATCACATTTGTAATTTGAGCTAAAGCTTCAGCTCCAAT
This Polyodon spathula isolate WHYD16114869_AA chromosome 3, ASM1765450v1, whole genome shotgun sequence DNA region includes the following protein-coding sequences:
- the LOC121313341 gene encoding E3 ubiquitin-protein ligase MYLIP-like — protein: MLCLVTRPDSVVMEVEVDSKANGEDCLNKVCRKLGIIEVDYFGLQFSGSKGESLWLNLRNRISQQVDSPAPCRLKLRVKFFVEPHLLQQEQTKNLFFLHVKEDLHSGRLQSLPEQAEELCAQVAQAEFGDYNQNTAVYIYKEICGKDPSPRVQNSIIAKHKALEGMSQSSVEYQVLQSVSTLENYGVEWHWSRDGEGRKQVIGVGPDGISVCNEDFSLINRITYPVIQIATQSGKNVYLTVTKETINSEELVFKLISTRAASGLYRAITETHAFYRCDTVTNAVMMQYSRDFKGHLASLFLNENINLGKKYVFDIKRTSKEVYDHARRALYNAGIVDFVSRTDGSSQNSPLKSSRSDLNCASCEGLSCQQSKALQEKLQKLKEAMLCIVCCEEEINSAFCPCGHMVCCESCAAQLQSCPVCRSDVEHVQHVYLPTCTSLLNLTMI